Proteins from a single region of Drosophila biarmipes strain raj3 chromosome 3R, RU_DBia_V1.1, whole genome shotgun sequence:
- the LOC108026025 gene encoding uncharacterized protein LOC108026025: MSHSAPAWLTWDYVEEKLRSHFRNDSLRLEHLAIRPALGNGENYASVMTRINVEYTMGKSQEKKSTRFLVKTTFSDRDPAAEVLMSYGVYTREMDMYERILPRLAELVQNELGDSRKLFAGTVNVDRQRDSIIFEDLSLEEYRVADRLKKLDLEHTHLVLEKLANFHAAGAALAERQPGIFSKNFDRGFFNQHTRGYESIMRNLLQALSRSLELEPELRRRYQAKIDRLVDHVMDYGERSTSICPGDFVTLAHGDLWTTNIMFQYDGEGHPTNAIFIDFQFSVWNSPAIDLHYFFSTALQANIRLKNQPELVQFYYYKLKEALGAVKYSGHVPSLFAFHQQFRNRAFYAAFASLIFEPSMAYNGKEEASMEQIMSSSEKGMRFKDDLYQSEEIRKKMHHTLPFLDHLGLLDVM; encoded by the exons ATGTCGCATTCGGCACCTGCTTGGTTGACTTGGGATTACGTGGAGGAGAAGCTGCGTTCCCACTTCAGGAACGACTCCCTTAGACTGGAGCATCTGGCTATCAGGCCAGCTCTTGGCAACGGGGAGAACTACGCCAGCGTGATGACGCGAATCAATGTGGAATACACAATGGGCAAGTCGCAGGAAAAGAAATCCACAAGATTCCTGGTAAAGACCACGTTCTCCGACCGAGATCCGGCGGCGGAGGTGCTTATGAGCTATGGCGTCTACACCCGGGAAATGGACATGTATGAGCGGATCCTACCCAGGCTGGCAGAGCTAGTGCAGAATGAGCTGGGAGACTCTCGGAAACTGTTTGCGGGCACTGTGAATGTGGATCGCCAACGGGACTCTATAATCTTTGAGGATCTGTCCCTGGAGGAGTATAGAGTCGCCGACCGCCTCAAGAAGTTGGATCTGGAGCACACACATCTGGTGCTCGAGAAATTGGCCAATTTCCATGCAGCTGGTGCCGCCTTAGCCGAAAGACAGCCGGGTATCTTTTCGAAGAATTTCGATCGCGGATTCTTTAACCAGCACACCCGGGGCTACGAGTCCATAATGAGGAATCTTCTGCAGGCCCTATCCCGTTCCTTAGAGCTGGAGCCAGAGCTGCGTCGCCGTTACCAGGCGAAAATCGATCGGCTGGTCGACCATGTAATGGACTACGGCGAGCGGTCGACTTCCATTTGTCCCGGGGACTTTGTGACCTTGGCTCATGGAGATCTTTGGACCACAAATATTATGTTCCAGTACGATGGCGAAGGTCATCCCACCAATGCTATCTTCATAGACTTCCAGTTCAGCGTTTGGAACTCGCCGGCCATCGACCTGCACTATTTCTTTTCGACTGCTTTGCAGGCTAACATCCGCCTGAAGAACCAGCCAGAGTTGGTCCAGTTCTACTACTATAAGTTAAAGGAGGCTTTAGGAGCAGTGAAGTATTCGGGACACGTTCCCAGTTTGTTCGCCTTCCATCAGCAGTTCCGAAACAGAGCTTTCTATG CTGCCTTTGCATCCCTGATTTTCGAGCCTTCGATGGCGTACAATGGCAAGGAAGAGGCTTCAATGGAGCAGATCATGTCGTCTTCGGAGAAGGGAATGCGGTTCAAGGATGACCTATATCAGTCGGaggaaatcagaaaaaagaTGCACCACACTCTGCCGTTCCTTGACCACTTGGGGTTATTAGACGttatgtaa